CTTTTACATCATCCGATTCTATGTTAAATACAGATACGCAATTATCAACTGCTTCTTCTGTACCTATGCGTTGAATGGTGTTAATAATGATTTTTTTAGCATCTTGTTCAGCAGTTAATTTAGCTTCTTCCATAGAACTTTGAATGTATGACATGGCATCATTCTTAGCTTCACCTTTTAAAGATTCTACCAATTGTTCTTTAGCATCTTCAGCCGAAAGACTCGAAATTATTTCTAATTGCTTGACTTGATTTTTATGAAGTTTATCAATTTCTTCTTGTTTTTTCTCTAAAACATGAAGTCTATGGTCATAATCTGCTTCTTTAGTTTCAAGATTATCATTTAACTTTTTAGTTTTGGCAAGCTCACTAGATATTTGAGATTCTTTATCTCGAATACGTTTTTCGGCTTCAGCCATTTTTTTGTCGCGCGATAAGATAACTTTTTCGTGCTCCGATTTCAATTCAATAAATTTTTCTTTTGCTTGAAGAATCTTGTCTTTTTTAATTGACTCACCTTCACTATTGGCTTCTTTAAGTATTAAAGTCGCATCTTTTTTTGCCTCATGTACAAGTTTAGAAGCGTTGCTTTTTTCTAAGGTTTTCGCTATAATAAAACCTATTACAAGTCCTAATATTACGCTCCCAGCAATCAATATAATTGAGTTATCCATTATTGTGTTTAGTTAATTTTTGTATATAAAAAAGCCTACACTAGCTTAAAGTTTTGTATAAACTCCTTAAAAACAAGTTTAGGGCTAACAAGCTGATCAAGGATCTGCTAGGTACTGAAATAAATTCAGCAGATGCAGCATGCTTTTACAACTTAAACTCACCCTTTTTAAAGAATTAACGTTGAGTTTATCAAAAAAAATAACTAATGTAGGCAGTAACTTTTTAGTTTATTTTAAAGAACATTTAAGAGACTAAGTGGGATTGTAATAAGTTATTTAATGCATTTAGTTTTTCTTCTACATGCTCACTTACACTCTCTTTATCTATAGACTTCTGTTCTACTTGAGATGCAAACTGCAAAGCACACATGGCCAATACATCTTGTTTATCTCGAACTGAATAACTTTGCTCAAATTGTTTAATCATCTCGTCAATCTTTTTAGCCGATTTACGTAATCCCTCTTCTTGACTCGCATCAATAGTTAAAGGATATACTCTATTAGCTATAGACAGCTTTATTTTAAGCTTTTCTGACATTTAATTTGATGTGTCTTAATCAGATAATTGAGCAATACAATGATCAATATCTCTAATTAGGGCATTTATTTTAAGCTTTGTTTCTCTTTTATTGTCGTCACTACCTAGTATTGTATTTGCCATTTTAAGCGCTTCATACTTTTCTTCCCAACTAGCAATATGCGTTTTTTGGTTTTGAATTTCTTGCTTTGAAACCTTTAATTCTTCATTCAATTTCAAGTTTGCAAGTTTCAAAAGCTCTAGTTTGTGTAATACCTTGCTTATCTTGTTTTCTAAAGAATCTACAATATCTTCAATATTACTCATTTACAAATTTCAATACTTATCTCACAAAGTTAACATACCTGCTTATAAATTACAATTGTTTTTTAATAAAATTTTAAAATTTTCGTTATTACTCATAATCTATGCTGCGGTTCGATTTTTGTTTTATTCTTTTGTACATTAATAACTAATTAATATTTTAGCAGCAACTCCTTTTATATGCGATTTATCCTTTATTTTTTTTTAGTTTCCTCATTATTTATCAACGCTCAAAATAATTATCCACAAGATTATTTTGGCTCACCTCTAGAAGTCCCTCTTATTTTATCGGGCAACTTTGGTGAATTGCGTTCCAATCATTTCCATTCTGGTTTGGATATCAAAACACAACAACGTGAAGGTTTAAAAGTTTTAACATGCGCCGACGGATTTGTTAGCAGAATTAAATTAGCGCATTTTGGTTACGGCAAAGCCTTATATATTACACATCCTAACGGTTACACCACAGTTTATGGGCATTTACAAAAGTTTTCGCCCGAAATAGAAGCTTATATAAAAAAGCAGCAATACGAAAAAGAATCTTATGAAATCGAGCTTTTTCCAAGTGCTGAAACCTTACCTGTTACCAAAGGTAGTCTGGTTGCCTATAGTGGTAATACCGGTGGTTCGGGTGGGCCGCATTTGCATTTTGAAATCCGCGATAAAGATGAACGCCCCATGAACCCCATGCTTTTTGGAATTGATATAAAA
The genomic region above belongs to Mariniflexile litorale and contains:
- a CDS encoding cell division protein ZapA codes for the protein MSEKLKIKLSIANRVYPLTIDASQEEGLRKSAKKIDEMIKQFEQSYSVRDKQDVLAMCALQFASQVEQKSIDKESVSEHVEEKLNALNNLLQSHLVS